One genomic window of Bacillus mycoides includes the following:
- a CDS encoding aromatic acid exporter family protein, producing the protein MKLGARILKTGIAITLALFACILLQLPSPVFAGISAIFAVQPSVYRSYLTALEQIQANVIGAVFAIVFATAFGHNPFIIGLTCILVIALTLQLRLEKTISIALVTVIAIMEYQGEDFFNFALLRFATIMIGIIAASLVNLVFMPPKYETKLYHRIVDNTEEIVKWIRMNSRQASDFTTLKTDIDRMKEKMIKLNHYYLLYKEERSYTKKIQFAKIRKLVLFRQMLATTSRALSTLKSLHRTENELRYMPEEFQESIQNELDSLTHYHEQVLLKFIGKAKKQQSVEMLDEVETGKQELIDIFMDYQNKDDEEAYKIWLHLFPLISSIINYSEEVEHLDLLVDSFYTYHKPESELQIEDKKEDE; encoded by the coding sequence ATGAAACTTGGTGCTCGCATTTTAAAAACGGGTATTGCCATTACATTAGCTTTATTTGCTTGTATTTTACTTCAATTACCGAGTCCAGTATTTGCGGGAATCTCAGCTATCTTTGCTGTCCAACCGTCTGTATACCGCTCGTATTTAACAGCTCTTGAGCAAATTCAAGCAAACGTAATTGGTGCGGTATTCGCTATCGTATTTGCTACTGCTTTTGGACATAATCCTTTTATTATTGGATTAACGTGTATATTAGTAATTGCTCTTACTTTACAATTACGCTTAGAAAAAACAATATCAATCGCTTTAGTAACAGTTATCGCCATTATGGAGTATCAAGGCGAAGATTTCTTTAATTTTGCCTTACTTCGATTCGCGACGATTATGATTGGAATTATTGCGGCTTCACTTGTAAATTTAGTATTTATGCCGCCAAAATATGAAACAAAACTTTACCATCGTATCGTTGATAATACAGAGGAAATTGTTAAATGGATTCGTATGAACAGTAGGCAAGCTTCTGATTTTACAACGCTAAAAACCGATATTGATCGCATGAAAGAAAAAATGATTAAACTAAATCATTACTATTTGCTGTATAAAGAAGAAAGAAGCTATACGAAAAAAATACAATTCGCGAAAATTCGTAAGCTCGTTTTATTCAGACAAATGCTAGCGACAACAAGCCGCGCTTTAAGCACGTTAAAGTCATTGCATCGCACTGAAAATGAACTGCGCTATATGCCAGAAGAGTTTCAGGAATCTATTCAAAACGAACTTGATTCATTAACGCATTATCACGAACAAGTGTTATTAAAATTTATTGGTAAAGCAAAGAAACAACAATCTGTTGAAATGCTTGATGAAGTTGAAACAGGTAAACAAGAATTGATTGATATCTTTATGGATTATCAAAATAAGGACGATGAGGAAGCATATAAAATATGGTTACATCTCTTCCCTCTTATTTCTTCAATTATTAACTACAGTGAGGAAGTAGAGCATTTAGATTTACTTGTGGATAGCTTCTACACATACCATAAACCAGAGAGTGAACTCCAAATCGAAGATAAAAAAGAAGACGAATAA
- a CDS encoding glutamate synthase-related protein — MLNKKNKWTPSLFRNYKNTEHDACGIVSVMEKRRIPTKENIDLCIQSLVKMNHRAGFINGEGDGIGIHIDMPKALWHEKLKSSGYNPTIVDHPHFIVGHFFLNKKENIAELKDYIRTQLNNEKFTIVLENDDVINSDALGPLGKQEEPLFWQIALIAESEVKNIEQTLFSVTIKIEENEAIHVASLSHEHVVYKVLGAGDTLVAYYNDLQHPLIASTMTLGHNRYSTNTLSNFFRVQPFSILGHNGEINTIAKLRDQADMINVPLTAGGSDSQDLNRTLETLLVQYNYSLFEAMDILFPPIINEIKLYETNLQNLYTYIREAWGHFAQGPAGIISRYKDEAVFSVDSLGLRPVWKVETESSYIFSSEPGVVSPAEYVAEPKPLAPGEKVGLKWNEQGELVLYEYDNYQIEVYNRFKKRIDVTNYHVNLSIPETKETEGLCDSVQVETKQYVAFGWDREHIQLLEQMATKGVEPIRSLGHDSPLAALDTDRRNIADFIKESVAVVTNPAIDRDREVEHFSTRTVLGERPSLLDNSKQPFVIEMLSPIILEGSLAQSIAADLQTITYEQLVQLFITHSSVSTIPVTFSPSETLQSALNRISSEAITAVKNGASLLLLDDAKSHQNELLWIDPHLVTAKVHQTLTENKLRRKCSLVIRSGALRSLHDIVTLYGLGADGINPYLLFATVNDGTKAPITNLYTALNKGLEKVISTIGIHELRGYGRLFSSIGLDEEIANILQITNFFGSNDLAFSLESLAEDAKIRADDYNNPKVRMRKSFHIFPRIWKAIGDVAKGNSYDDYRDKLSELEENNPIAIRHLIQTKQTEHVIPTEEVSIGIHNHDLPFIISSMSFGSQNEIAFRAYAEAANQLNMISLNGEGGEIKDMIGKYPHTRGQQVASGRFGVNAELLNSSNLIEIKIGQGAKPGEGGHLPGSKVTAKIAEARNATIGSDLISPSNNHDIYSIEDLAQMITEIKTANHLAKVAVKVPVVPNIGTIAVGIAKAGADFINISGFDGGTGAARIHALQHVGLPVEIGVKAAHNALLEAHMRHKVEIWADGGIRSVNDALKIMLLGANRIGFGTLSMIAIGCTTCRGCHLDTCHVGIATQIESEAQAKEHGLRRFVPRELESAVTGLLSLFTTFGTELKRLTGQLGYTNLQDIIGRSDLLEQTRGKDLLDLRNLIQTIEDSSVKITASVQEKQFETTNSLQSKELVSVGVEQRVMGGLESCYRIRSKLYENTHLEPLTLKYTNGSVPGNGLGAYNSENLFIHVNGGAQDGIGKTSFGGGIYITKAKGKDGTYYNGSVGKGFGYGAQKGALYVQGNADARAGIRLSGADMIIGGRITKPLREKEQGNIGVYSNIKGFAFEYMTNGRALVLGDPGPWICAGMTGGVVYLRHEPNLGLTEHALKRRIAKGANVTLQPISKHGLQDVNELLLDYILVLNEHEQYEEVALLTPLLDDIQHQFFEIIPKKEQADPSISTE; from the coding sequence ATGCTCAATAAAAAAAATAAATGGACACCGTCTTTATTTCGGAATTATAAAAATACAGAACATGATGCGTGTGGAATCGTTTCCGTTATGGAAAAACGAAGAATTCCTACAAAAGAAAACATCGACCTTTGTATACAATCACTAGTCAAAATGAATCATAGGGCTGGTTTCATTAATGGCGAAGGAGATGGCATCGGAATTCATATCGACATGCCAAAGGCACTTTGGCATGAAAAACTGAAAAGTAGCGGATATAATCCAACGATCGTGGATCATCCCCACTTTATCGTTGGACATTTTTTTCTAAACAAAAAAGAAAACATTGCTGAGTTAAAAGATTACATTCGTACGCAACTAAACAATGAAAAGTTTACAATTGTTCTCGAAAATGATGATGTAATAAACTCAGATGCACTCGGTCCTCTTGGTAAACAAGAAGAACCTTTATTTTGGCAAATTGCCCTTATCGCCGAAAGTGAAGTTAAAAATATTGAACAAACATTATTTTCTGTAACAATAAAAATCGAAGAAAATGAAGCAATTCATGTTGCCTCATTAAGTCATGAACATGTTGTATATAAAGTTCTCGGCGCTGGTGATACACTCGTTGCTTATTACAATGATTTACAACACCCACTTATCGCTTCAACTATGACACTAGGACATAATCGCTATTCTACTAATACTTTATCTAATTTTTTTCGTGTACAACCATTTAGTATTCTTGGGCATAATGGTGAAATTAACACGATTGCAAAATTACGCGATCAAGCTGACATGATTAATGTACCACTTACTGCTGGGGGTAGTGATTCCCAAGATTTAAACCGTACCTTAGAAACCCTTCTCGTTCAGTATAACTACAGTTTATTTGAAGCAATGGATATATTATTTCCACCAATTATTAATGAAATAAAACTTTACGAAACAAACTTACAAAACTTATACACTTATATACGTGAGGCTTGGGGGCATTTCGCACAAGGTCCAGCTGGCATCATTTCACGTTATAAAGATGAAGCTGTTTTCAGTGTCGATTCCCTTGGATTACGCCCTGTTTGGAAAGTAGAGACAGAGAGCTCCTATATTTTCTCTTCTGAACCTGGAGTTGTATCACCAGCCGAATATGTAGCAGAGCCGAAACCACTCGCTCCTGGCGAAAAGGTTGGATTAAAATGGAATGAACAAGGTGAGCTTGTTCTCTATGAATACGATAATTATCAAATTGAAGTATACAACCGTTTTAAGAAACGAATCGATGTTACCAACTATCATGTAAACTTATCTATCCCTGAAACGAAAGAAACTGAGGGATTATGTGATTCTGTTCAAGTTGAAACGAAGCAATACGTCGCTTTCGGCTGGGATCGAGAACATATTCAGCTCCTTGAACAGATGGCAACAAAAGGTGTCGAACCAATTCGGTCACTTGGGCATGACTCACCACTTGCCGCACTTGATACAGATAGACGAAATATTGCTGATTTCATTAAAGAAAGTGTAGCCGTTGTTACCAATCCAGCAATCGATCGTGATCGAGAAGTCGAACACTTCTCCACACGTACTGTACTCGGAGAGCGTCCGAGTTTATTAGATAACTCTAAACAACCATTTGTAATTGAGATGCTCTCACCAATTATTTTAGAAGGGAGTTTAGCTCAATCTATCGCGGCAGACTTACAGACGATTACGTACGAACAACTTGTACAGCTATTCATCACTCATAGCTCTGTCTCTACAATTCCTGTTACATTTAGCCCATCAGAAACTTTACAAAGCGCATTAAATCGAATTAGTTCCGAGGCGATAACAGCCGTTAAAAACGGGGCTTCCCTACTTTTATTAGATGACGCTAAATCTCATCAAAATGAACTGTTATGGATTGATCCACATTTAGTTACTGCTAAAGTACATCAAACATTAACTGAAAATAAATTACGCCGGAAATGCTCTCTCGTTATACGTTCTGGCGCCCTTCGCTCCTTACACGATATCGTCACGCTATACGGATTAGGGGCAGATGGTATTAATCCATATTTATTGTTCGCAACGGTAAATGATGGAACAAAAGCACCAATTACTAATTTGTATACCGCACTTAATAAAGGACTAGAGAAAGTAATTTCAACGATTGGAATTCATGAATTACGCGGTTACGGTCGCCTCTTCTCCTCTATTGGATTAGATGAGGAAATTGCAAATATATTACAAATTACAAACTTCTTCGGTTCAAATGATTTAGCTTTTTCACTTGAATCACTTGCTGAAGATGCGAAAATTCGAGCTGATGATTATAACAATCCAAAAGTTAGAATGCGAAAATCATTTCATATATTCCCCCGGATTTGGAAAGCAATTGGTGATGTTGCAAAAGGAAACTCTTATGATGATTACCGCGACAAGTTAAGTGAATTAGAAGAAAATAACCCTATCGCAATCAGGCACCTTATTCAAACAAAACAAACAGAACATGTAATTCCGACTGAAGAAGTGTCCATCGGCATTCACAATCATGATTTACCATTTATTATTAGTTCTATGTCATTCGGTTCTCAAAATGAAATTGCCTTCCGTGCATATGCAGAAGCTGCCAATCAGCTAAATATGATTAGTTTGAACGGTGAAGGCGGCGAAATTAAAGATATGATTGGTAAATACCCACATACACGCGGACAACAAGTTGCATCTGGCCGGTTTGGAGTAAACGCTGAACTACTAAATTCATCAAATTTAATTGAAATTAAAATCGGTCAAGGAGCAAAGCCTGGTGAAGGTGGACATTTGCCTGGTTCAAAAGTAACTGCCAAAATTGCTGAAGCACGTAATGCTACAATTGGTTCAGATTTAATTTCACCTTCTAACAACCATGATATTTATTCAATTGAAGACTTGGCTCAAATGATTACAGAAATTAAAACGGCTAATCATCTTGCAAAAGTAGCTGTAAAAGTTCCTGTCGTTCCTAACATCGGAACAATTGCTGTCGGTATCGCAAAAGCTGGCGCTGACTTTATTAACATTAGTGGATTTGATGGCGGAACAGGCGCTGCGCGTATTCACGCATTGCAACATGTAGGTCTTCCTGTAGAAATCGGTGTTAAAGCTGCACATAACGCTCTATTAGAAGCACATATGAGACATAAAGTAGAAATTTGGGCAGATGGCGGTATTCGAAGTGTCAATGACGCCTTAAAAATCATGCTCCTTGGAGCAAACCGGATCGGATTTGGCACATTATCAATGATTGCAATTGGCTGTACAACTTGCCGTGGTTGTCATCTCGATACGTGCCACGTCGGAATTGCAACACAAATTGAATCTGAAGCTCAAGCGAAAGAACATGGACTGCGCCGTTTCGTTCCACGTGAATTAGAAAGCGCAGTTACAGGGCTATTAAGCCTATTCACTACTTTCGGTACAGAATTGAAACGTTTAACAGGGCAGCTCGGTTACACAAACTTACAAGATATTATCGGACGATCGGATTTATTAGAACAAACTCGAGGCAAGGACTTATTAGACTTACGTAATTTAATACAAACGATAGAAGATTCATCCGTGAAAATAACGGCATCTGTACAAGAAAAACAATTTGAAACAACAAATTCTCTCCAGTCAAAAGAATTAGTAAGCGTCGGCGTAGAGCAACGCGTAATGGGCGGTCTAGAATCCTGTTATCGTATTCGTAGCAAATTATATGAAAACACCCATCTTGAACCACTTACATTAAAGTATACAAACGGATCTGTTCCTGGAAACGGATTAGGCGCGTATAATAGCGAGAACTTATTTATACACGTAAATGGTGGCGCGCAAGATGGAATTGGAAAAACTTCATTTGGCGGTGGCATTTATATAACGAAAGCAAAAGGAAAAGATGGAACATATTATAACGGTTCTGTCGGAAAAGGATTTGGATACGGCGCTCAAAAAGGTGCATTATACGTGCAAGGTAACGCTGATGCTCGTGCTGGCATTCGCCTTTCTGGAGCAGATATGATAATTGGAGGCAGAATTACAAAACCACTTCGCGAAAAAGAACAAGGAAATATCGGAGTATATTCTAATATAAAAGGATTTGCTTTTGAATATATGACAAATGGTCGTGCTCTTGTTTTAGGAGACCCTGGTCCATGGATTTGTGCCGGCATGACTGGTGGTGTTGTTTATTTACGTCATGAGCCAAACTTAGGTTTAACAGAACACGCTTTAAAAAGAAGAATCGCTAAAGGTGCAAATGTAACATTGCAGCCAATTAGTAAACATGGTTTACAAGATGTGAACGAATTATTATTAGACTACATTCTTGTATTAAATGAGCATGAACAATACGAGGAAGTCGCTTTGTTAACACCGTTACTCGATGATATTCAGCATCAGTTTTTTGAAATTATTCCGAAAAAAGAGCAGGCTGATCCGTCTATCTCAACAGAGTGA